The window TTGTGTAGGTCTGTTACCAGGGATTCGAGCTTCTGGTGCTCGATAGTTGTTGGGTCGATCTGGTTGAGCAGGCTTCAAGTAAGGAAGAGCTCCACCCATAAAGCCACCAgaagaggaggggttgtttcccGTGATATTGATCAACCGATTGAGGCCAAAATCAGAGACATATGGCTGCAGTTCATTATCAAGGAGAATGTTGGATGGTTTGATGTCTCCATGCACAAATTTCCTTGGGCTACACTCATGGAGATAAGCTAAACCTCTCGCTGTTCCCTTGGCAATTTTCAGTCTCGTTGACCAGGTTAAGCTCGGCGATGGTTGCCCATTTCTCCCTGTATAAAGGCAAACCAGAGTTTCAATCACAACATTTCCAACACTATAACAAATAAGATACAAGTTAATAACTTTTCAGCTCAATATTAACATTACACTAGAGGCAAATCGTCATTCATATTAACTCGGTTATGCACAATCTGTTTGAGCATGAAATAACTGTTGCTACATTGATAACTTCAGATTTACCACATGGCAATTCAATTCAGAAGCAGAGATAAAGGAAGAGAAGAAAAGGAACAAAGTCCTTAACTTCTTCAGAATGCAAAAGGAAATATTGTACTGTCAAATTCCAGTTGCATAATCTTGAAAGTGTATATTAAGAAACCAGGAATTTCGGGTACCATATAACCAATGATTAAGAAGTATATATGGCTTTACCGAAGAAGAACCAAATATGTTGTCAGAAAGCAAGCACTTACTACTGGGTAGCAGTTGTGTTACCGATTCATAGTTACAAGTATATAGAGTAGTGGAGTAGATATTCGATAAATGTAACAACAATTTGTGTCAGGGCAAAAATCTAAATTAAAAAGATGAACATCGATGCAGCTATACCAGCAGCAACAGTGCAAAAGTCACATGCAGAACACTGATTTTGGAATCCACCTCAAGGAAGAAGTCCCATTTCATACTGGATGGTAGGTACCAGACCAGATAACTACACATTCTGGTAGTCCCCAATTTCCCTCTACCAGATTCTGTATGATGTCAATATCTGATTATTGCATCTGCAGTAAATACTGCAAGTCTGCATAGCTGGATCATTACCATGTTAATACGCTGTGGCGTGCTTTATATGTCCATTAAATGGATGGCAAATATTAGGCTCTTGATCTACCCTTTATGCAGATAACTTTTTTCATATGAGATGCATTATAGAAGACTTCCTTATCAGCTGATACAATTAGGCTTAAATCCTAAGCATAGTATCAAGTCACAAACAataatcatcctcactcaaggaTTGCACAAGCACACATGGGACTCTTTCAAGATAAAACTATTATTAGATGGCAtgtgtctacatcacaccctttgaggtgcggcccttccccggaccctgcgtgaacgcgggatactttgtgcaccgggctgcccttgcAATAGCTAATAGTCATTATTTCATGACCACGCATATATTAAGCAGTTATACGAGTGAATAAATACTTGAACATCCCAAGCTCCTAACTAATCTACTACCAAAGATTCTTTTTCTGTTTTTCCAATTCTTAAAGAGTGATCAATAACTAAAACACGAATTCATTATTTTAGTTTGCTCATGAGTTTATCATGCTACTAATGGTAAGAATATAGTATACCCCAATGTTCCGAACATGGATGCATTAGATCATTCTTTCAAAATGATGTAATATCTACTACACAAACAAAATTGAAGAAGTTTTAATATTATGAAAAGCTCACCGTGAAGGGCAGAAGTCAAGCTTCCATTAGAAATGAAATCACTAATGAGAAGCTTCTCGTCAGGAGCCCAATAATAAGCTCTTAATTTCACGACATTAGGATGCTTAACCCTTCCGATCGCCTGAATCTCAGCCACAAACTCCTTATATCTCTGTTCCCCACCTTCCCCCAATCTCCTCACTGCCACAGGAATACCATTCCCGAGCACAACCTTGTACACTATCCCCAATCCACTCTTTCCCAAGACATAAGCAGAAGCCCGCAACAGTTCATCAAGTTCAAAGTTAAAACCTTTATCAATAGCTACAAGATCGCCCTCGCCACCACTAACACCACCACTAGCTCCACCACCGCCTCCCTTCTCAGACTCAACTTCCGATTCATTATTCGGAAATCCACTAATGCAAGGGAAATCACAGAACATTTTCTTCTCATTCCCACCAAATTTCCCTTTTCCAGTACAACTACAACCACCAGAGTCTTTCTTTTTCCAATACAAGTAAATAATCACCAGACCAATAAATGCCACTCCAAATGCATCAGCCAAACAGATCAATATAATAAATCCCGGTTTTAACCCCTTACGTGAATTAGTCCCCTCATTactagatgaaccctgaacttctgatgaattgtttgaactatttTTACAGCTCTTTTGCAAAGGAAATCCACATAACATAGGATTATTCAAAAATGCCGTTGGACCTTGATTTGCAAATGAACCAGTCTGAGGAATTTCACCAGATAAATTATTATTCCTTAGATCAAAACTAACAGTTAAAGGCAAATCACCTACAGATTTTGGGATTCTTCCACTGAAATGATTGaaagaaagattcaaagttccAGAGAGTGACTTCAATTCACCAATATCTTCAGGAATCGACCCATTAAACGAATTCGACGAAAGATCAAGTTGCTCCAAATTCGCCAGCTCCGGGAACACCCCCACCGGAATCTCACCGGAAAATTTATTCCGAGCAAGAATCAACCTCTGTAACTGCCGGCA is drawn from Nicotiana tomentosiformis chromosome 12, ASM39032v3, whole genome shotgun sequence and contains these coding sequences:
- the LOC104088158 gene encoding receptor protein kinase-like protein ZAR1, translated to MLRISVLFLCLLNFQLFMHTGVSLTADGLSLLSLKSAMDDGGGTVFSDWNENDDSPCRWTGISCANISGSSEPRVVGVTVSGKNLRGYLPSELGTLVYLRRLNLHGNNIYGSIPDPLFNATSLHSIFLYDNNISGQLPPSICNLPRLQNLDLSNNSLSGTFSKYLRNCRQLQRLILARNKFSGEIPVGVFPELANLEQLDLSSNSFNGSIPEDIGELKSLSGTLNLSFNHFSGRIPKSVGDLPLTVSFDLRNNNLSGEIPQTGSFANQGPTAFLNNPMLCGFPLQKSCKNSSNNSSEVQGSSSNEGTNSRKGLKPGFIILICLADAFGVAFIGLVIIYLYWKKKDSGGCSCTGKGKFGGNEKKMFCDFPCISGFPNNESEVESEKGGGGGASGGVSGGEGDLVAIDKGFNFELDELLRASAYVLGKSGLGIVYKVVLGNGIPVAVRRLGEGGEQRYKEFVAEIQAIGRVKHPNVVKLRAYYWAPDEKLLISDFISNGSLTSALHGRNGQPSPSLTWSTRLKIAKGTARGLAYLHECSPRKFVHGDIKPSNILLDNELQPYVSDFGLNRLINITGNNPSSSGGFMGGALPYLKPAQPDRPNNYRAPEARIPGNRPTQKWDVYSFGVVLLELLTGKSPDLSIPTTSTSTEVPDLVRWVRKGFEEQNPLSDMVEPMLLQEIHAKKEVLAVFHVALACTEADPDIRPRMKTVSENIEKIGA